Part of the Paenibacillus sp. JNUCC32 genome is shown below.
TCCAAAGTGACACATGTGTCACTTGCGGCTAAATACCACTACTCGATGAAAGTGAGGGTTTCCTAATGTATGAGCTTTCTTATTTTATCCACATTGCAGGAATTATTTTGTGGATAGGGGCTTTTTTTAGCTTTGGTTTACTGTTGACTGGCATGATCAAGAAGGGGGACGCACTTCGAACGGGCGATCAAATCCGCAAAATCGTTAACCGGGTCATTCTTCCCAGCTCCATTATGATTGTACTCAGCGGATCTTACATGATCAGTCAATTTGAAAGGGGCAATCTTCCGTTCTACTTGTCTTTGATGGAGATGGCAGGTTCGATGATTGTGCTGCTCAGCATTACCGTACTCAGTGTGTTGAGCCGCAATATATCTAAAGCCGTTAATGTTGACAAAAAGTCTTCGTTACTTGGGTATTACCGGACAACGATTATCAGTTCGGCTGTACTCGCCCTCGGAGTCGTTCTGATTACGGCCCTCAGATTGATGTGAAGGAGGAAGATTACCCGTGAAGTCATGGTTAAACTGGCTAACCGACCGCGTGGCGTCAAGACAAGGAATGTGGGTTACCCTGATCATTTGGTTTGCTGCCGCAATGCTGCTGGGTGCCCTTGCTCCAGGCGCCAAAGAATACGAGGTCAGTCGAATAGACTCGCTTCCTAAAGACATGCCGTCTGTAATTGCCAAAGATAAACTTGGTGAATATTTCCCGGACGAAGACAGCATGCCGGCCGTATTCGTCTTTCAATCTAAACAAGGAGAGATTGATCAAGCAGAAATCCAAAAAATGATGGAAGGGATCGAGCATAACCATCAAGAGGCCATACAAGAGTCTGTTCCGCTGGATAAACTGCCGCCTCAGGCATGGGAAAGCCTTTACTCGAAGGATAGGAAGACAGTAGCTATCCCTATGCAGTTTGTCTCTTCTTTGGAATTCAAGGAGCTTAGGGATATCCTTAACCAGATCAAGGATGAGGTTGCGCACAGCTCGAAGCTGGCAATGTACGTTACGGGTCCTGCCGGAATCTCGGCTGATTCACTCGATCTGTTCTCAAGAGCGGATGTGATTCTCCTTCTTTCAACGGTGGGACTGGTGCTGGTTCTCCTGATCATAATTTACCGCTCACCCTTGTTAGCCTTCATCCCGCTGCTGGCCGTCGCTTTTGTTTATGAAGTGGTCAACCAATCGCTTGGGCTATTGGGGAAAGCGGGGCTTCTCCTAAACAATCAATCTTTGTCCATTATGATGATACTGTTGTTCGCGGCCGTCATCGATTATTCGCTGTTTGTGTTTTCCCGGTTCAGGGAGGAACTGAAACGCTGTGACAACAAATATGAAGCGATGAAGTCAGCGATGAGAGAAGTTGGCCTGCCCGTATTTTTCTCGGGCGGCACCGTGCTGGCTGCCATGCTGATCCTCTTTTTCGCGAACTACGGAGAATATCGGAATTTCGCTCCGATTTTCGGGACGGCTATGGTTGTTATCATGCTGGCGTCCGTGACACTGATTCCTGCGTTGTTTACCTTGTTCGGAAGAAGATCATTCTGGCCAAAAATTCCGAAAGTCGGCGATCCGACAGTAGCGCAAAGCTCCGCCTGGGGTAGTATCGGTCGCTTGGTAGTCAAGAGACCTTTACAATCCGTTATTCTTGTGGGCATCATTTTACTATTATCGATTAGCAATCTATTCAATTTGAACTACTCCTTTGACAACATCAAATCCTTTCCAGAGGACATGTCATCGAGAGTAGGCTATGAGGCGTTGGAGAGTGGGTTCGATAAAGGCGATTTAGCTCCTACCACGGTATTGTTCGAATCTGCAGGTCCAATGAAAGAGGACGACATCCGGGAACTGATGGCTATTCTGGAGGGGCAACCGCTTGTCGCAAACATTCGGATGAACGGAATGACGGATTCTGGTGACGCTGTGCGGTACAGCCTTACGTTCGACGAGAGTCCTTACGATACCCGCTCGATGGATGCGTTAAGCGATATTCGTGACCGCGCGGAGGAGTTGGTTAAGCAAAGCGGGATGGAGGGCAAGCTGTACTTTGCCGGGGAAACGGCATCCCAAGTGGATGACCGCTTGGTCAATAACCGGGATCTGGTGGTCATTGTGATCCTTGAGACGCTCATGATTCTGATTCTCCTTATCGTGATGACCCAATCGGTCCGTATCCCCCTTTACATGGTCGGGACGATTCTGGTGTCCTTTCTGGCAGCACTTGGGCTGGGAATGTTTCTTACGCAGACGCTGTTCGGTATCGACTCCATCAGCAACCGGGTTCCGATCTATTCTTTTGTATTTCTGGTCGCACTAGGCATCGATTATAACATCATTCTGATCTCCAGATTTCTGGAAGAGCGCAGGAAATACCCGCTTGCCAAAGCGGTAGAAATTTCGGTTGCGAGCACAGGCGGAGTCATTTCATCCGCCGGTATTATTCTTGCTGCTACCTTTGCGGTTTTAATGACTCAGCCGGTCGAGGTGCTGTTCGTGTTCGGATTTATCGTGGCGGTGGGCATTCTTATGGATACGTTTATCATTCGCGGCTTTTTGATGCCGGCATTGCTCGTTCTCCTTGAAAAAAAGAAACCCATCGATCAAGAGAAGCGGCATCCCGCAAAATCAACCGATGTTTAATGGTTCTGTCCATAAGCACGCTGACCATTCATGGAATTAATGCGGCTATCGAAATCCGCAGCATAACGATGTATAATGGACCCAATTCGATTACGACATAATAAAAGTGGGTTGGATCATGGATCAGGATAAACAGCGCCTCAGCATTGAGGCGGCAAGATTGTACTATATGTCGGATTACAGCCAGCAGGATATCGCCACGAGACTCGGCGTTTCCCGCCCTACGGTCTCCAGGCTTCTTCAGCACGCCAAGGAGCAGGGGTACGTGCAGATCAGCATCGTGGACCCTCTCGAGGACCTGGGCGCTTTGGCCGAAAGGGTGAAGAAGGCTTACGGTTTGGAACACGTGCTGGTGAGTTATTCTCCCGTCAACGAATACCGCGAAATCCAGAAGCATATCAGCAAAAAGGCAGCCGATTACCTGCAGGAAACGGTCCAGGATGCGGATATCATCGGTGTTACCTGGGGAACGACCATGCATGCCGTGGCGCTTCAGCTGCAGCAAAAGCCCGTTCGGGGCGTCGAGGTCGTGCAGTTGAAGGGCGGCGTCAGCCATTCGCATGTGAACACGTATGCCGCCGAGATCGTCAATCTGTTCGCCGAGGCTTACCACACGATGGCGAGATATTTGCCGCTGCCGGTCATCTTCGACACCACGGAGCTGAAGGAAATGGTGGAGAGGGACCGGCATATCCAGCGGATTATCCAATTAGGCAAACAAGCCAATATCGCCATGTTTACGGTGGGCACCGTTCATGAGGACGCGCTGCTGTTCCGGCTCGGTTATCTGAGCAAGGAAGAACAGAAGCTGCTCCAGCGCATCGGCGCGGGAGATATTTGCTCCCGTTTTTTCGATGCGGAGGGCAGGGTGTGCAGCGAGGATATCAACAATCGTACGGTGGGCATCGATTTGGACGATTTGCGCCACAAGGAGAAATCGATTCTCGTGGCAGGCGGGCAGCGCAAGGTGGAG
Proteins encoded:
- a CDS encoding MMPL family transporter, with the translated sequence MKSWLNWLTDRVASRQGMWVTLIIWFAAAMLLGALAPGAKEYEVSRIDSLPKDMPSVIAKDKLGEYFPDEDSMPAVFVFQSKQGEIDQAEIQKMMEGIEHNHQEAIQESVPLDKLPPQAWESLYSKDRKTVAIPMQFVSSLEFKELRDILNQIKDEVAHSSKLAMYVTGPAGISADSLDLFSRADVILLLSTVGLVLVLLIIIYRSPLLAFIPLLAVAFVYEVVNQSLGLLGKAGLLLNNQSLSIMMILLFAAVIDYSLFVFSRFREELKRCDNKYEAMKSAMREVGLPVFFSGGTVLAAMLILFFANYGEYRNFAPIFGTAMVVIMLASVTLIPALFTLFGRRSFWPKIPKVGDPTVAQSSAWGSIGRLVVKRPLQSVILVGIILLLSISNLFNLNYSFDNIKSFPEDMSSRVGYEALESGFDKGDLAPTTVLFESAGPMKEDDIRELMAILEGQPLVANIRMNGMTDSGDAVRYSLTFDESPYDTRSMDALSDIRDRAEELVKQSGMEGKLYFAGETASQVDDRLVNNRDLVVIVILETLMILILLIVMTQSVRIPLYMVGTILVSFLAALGLGMFLTQTLFGIDSISNRVPIYSFVFLVALGIDYNIILISRFLEERRKYPLAKAVEISVASTGGVISSAGIILAATFAVLMTQPVEVLFVFGFIVAVGILMDTFIIRGFLMPALLVLLEKKKPIDQEKRHPAKSTDV
- a CDS encoding sugar-binding transcriptional regulator, yielding MDQDKQRLSIEAARLYYMSDYSQQDIATRLGVSRPTVSRLLQHAKEQGYVQISIVDPLEDLGALAERVKKAYGLEHVLVSYSPVNEYREIQKHISKKAADYLQETVQDADIIGVTWGTTMHAVALQLQQKPVRGVEVVQLKGGVSHSHVNTYAAEIVNLFAEAYHTMARYLPLPVIFDTTELKEMVERDRHIQRIIQLGKQANIAMFTVGTVHEDALLFRLGYLSKEEQKLLQRIGAGDICSRFFDAEGRVCSEDINNRTVGIDLDDLRHKEKSILVAGGQRKVEAIRAALIGKYANILVTDQFTAQALLP